One Nitrososphaerales archaeon DNA segment encodes these proteins:
- the pstB gene encoding phosphate ABC transporter ATP-binding protein PstB, with protein MTIADQLLKNLRESKESRESDLSKIEGSVVLETINLSVRYGNTYAIRNINLPIFRNHVTAIIGPSGCGKSTLLRSFNRMNDLIGNAKVEGKVLFNGINIYDPDVDVAQVRRMIGMVFQKPNPLPKSIFENVAFGLRINGFKGDLEKQVEWALRRAALWDEVKDRLHENAYNLSGGQQQRLCIARALAVEPEVLLMDEPAASLDPLATAKIEELIRDLKEKWTIIIVTHNMQQAARVSDFTAFLYLGQLIEYGETVQIFKNPREELTERYITGKFG; from the coding sequence ATGACGATAGCGGATCAGTTGCTCAAGAATTTAAGGGAGTCTAAAGAGTCTAGAGAGAGCGATTTATCGAAGATCGAAGGGAGTGTAGTGCTCGAAACGATAAACCTTAGCGTCAGATATGGAAACACTTATGCGATAAGGAATATCAACCTTCCGATCTTTAGGAACCATGTTACAGCGATCATCGGACCTTCGGGCTGTGGGAAGAGTACCCTGTTAAGGTCATTCAATAGGATGAACGATTTGATCGGGAATGCGAAGGTTGAGGGAAAGGTATTATTCAACGGTATCAACATCTACGATCCGGATGTCGATGTTGCCCAGGTCAGAAGGATGATCGGCATGGTCTTTCAGAAGCCGAACCCGCTCCCCAAGAGTATCTTTGAAAATGTAGCATTCGGGCTCAGAATCAATGGTTTTAAGGGCGATCTGGAGAAGCAGGTTGAGTGGGCTTTGAGAAGGGCAGCATTATGGGATGAAGTTAAGGATAGGTTGCATGAAAATGCCTATAACCTTTCGGGAGGGCAGCAGCAGAGGTTATGCATCGCCCGAGCACTCGCCGTAGAGCCCGAAGTCCTCTTGATGGATGAACCTGCCGCATCCCTCGATCCATTGGCAACAGCGAAGATAGAGGAGTTGATAAGAGATCTGAAGGAGAAGTGGACGATAATCATCGTTACTCACAATATGCAGCAGGCGGCGAGGGTTTCGGACTTCACGGCCTTTCTCTACTTAGGGCAGCTCATCGAATATGGCGAAACTGTTCAGATCTTTAAAAATCCCAGAGAGGAATTGACGGAGCG
- the pstA gene encoding phosphate ABC transporter permease PstA, translated as MNANINSATKTRIVGGKRLTRKKVVDKSLYMAVLIAVSIGIIVLSTLLIDITLSGIHKLSPNIIFNYPSGDPNEAGMRPAILGSIWVVSLAIMIALPLGIVTGLYLSEFSRQSIIRNLIIFNLTNLAGVPSVIFGLVGLGFLSYTLGLGRTIIVGGITLAFLILPLTTVATIEAVNLVPLSHRWAGYALGATKVQVVFRIVLPQAFPSILTGTILAISRAMGEAAPLLIISGLLFIKRDPSSIFDSFTVMPLQIFNWIGRPQAAFRELSAASIIVMLAILLAMNVVAIYLRGKLQSRVIE; from the coding sequence ATGAATGCAAATATAAATAGTGCAACCAAGACCAGGATAGTCGGTGGTAAAAGGCTTACTCGAAAGAAGGTCGTTGATAAATCGCTTTACATGGCCGTTCTGATCGCGGTCTCCATCGGCATCATCGTACTTTCAACTTTGCTGATCGATATAACCCTAAGTGGTATTCACAAACTCAGCCCAAATATCATCTTCAACTATCCATCTGGAGATCCCAACGAGGCTGGTATGAGGCCCGCAATACTTGGCTCTATATGGGTGGTAAGTTTAGCGATAATGATAGCCTTACCACTCGGTATTGTAACGGGCCTCTACCTCTCTGAATTTAGCAGGCAGAGCATTATAAGAAATCTGATAATATTCAACCTAACGAACCTCGCAGGTGTACCATCGGTCATCTTCGGGCTCGTCGGCCTTGGCTTCTTATCCTATACCTTAGGCTTGGGGAGGACGATAATTGTGGGAGGGATAACACTCGCTTTTTTGATCCTTCCTTTGACGACGGTCGCAACGATAGAGGCTGTAAACCTAGTTCCACTTTCACATCGATGGGCAGGATACGCGCTGGGAGCTACAAAGGTACAGGTCGTATTCAGGATAGTATTACCACAGGCATTCCCATCTATACTGACAGGGACTATACTGGCGATATCTAGAGCCATGGGAGAGGCTGCGCCTCTCTTAATAATCAGTGGCCTTCTATTCATAAAGAGAGATCCATCATCGATCTTCGATAGCTTCACAGTGATGCCCCTTCAGATCTTCAATTGGATCGGTAGACCACAGGCCGCATTTAGAGAACTTTCTGCCGCAAGTATAATAGTGATGTTGGCGATACTATTGGCGATGAATGTAGTAGCAATCTATTTAAGAGGCAAGTTACAAAGTAGGGTGATCGAATGA
- the pstC gene encoding phosphate ABC transporter permease subunit PstC: protein MNSASIISIKRGRRRGVISEKIIENLFLSASVITVLAVLVIIFTLVSESLSFFLQISPREFFLGTQWTAFFEDRSFGVLPLLSGTILTSTIALLFAVPTGVGSAIFLSEYSSERVRRIVKPTLEVLAGIPTVVYGYFALYFITPNLRTFIPDISIFNALSAGLAVGVMILPTVASLSEDAIYAVPQNLKEVAYALGGRKVDAIVRVIIPYALPAILSAIIIAMARVIGETMIVTIAAGLKPSLTLNPFESVMTMTAAIAQAATGDAPHGTVQYSSLFAVGTYLFVIVMILNSMSHLIRLRWSIKL, encoded by the coding sequence TTGAACAGTGCAAGTATAATAAGCATCAAGAGGGGAAGGCGTAGAGGTGTAATTAGTGAAAAGATTATCGAAAACCTTTTTTTATCGGCATCGGTAATAACCGTATTAGCAGTCCTCGTCATCATATTCACTCTCGTCTCAGAATCCCTTTCTTTCTTTTTACAAATCTCTCCCCGTGAATTTTTTCTAGGTACTCAATGGACAGCTTTCTTTGAGGATAGATCCTTCGGTGTTTTACCCTTACTAAGTGGTACGATCCTAACTTCTACGATAGCCTTACTCTTCGCTGTACCTACGGGAGTGGGTTCAGCGATCTTCTTAAGTGAATATTCATCAGAAAGGGTTAGACGAATCGTAAAACCTACGTTGGAGGTATTGGCGGGCATTCCCACCGTAGTTTATGGTTACTTCGCCCTCTACTTTATCACCCCAAACCTTCGCACCTTTATACCGGATATTAGTATCTTTAATGCGCTTTCAGCCGGACTCGCCGTAGGTGTGATGATACTACCGACGGTAGCTTCGTTGAGTGAAGATGCGATCTATGCGGTTCCGCAGAATCTAAAGGAGGTAGCTTATGCCCTCGGTGGTAGAAAGGTTGATGCTATAGTTAGAGTTATAATCCCTTACGCCCTTCCAGCCATCTTGAGTGCGATCATCATCGCGATGGCGAGAGTCATTGGCGAGACGATGATCGTAACGATAGCTGCAGGTCTGAAACCTAGTTTGACCCTTAATCCGTTTGAGAGTGTCATGACGATGACTGCCGCTATCGCGCAGGCTGCCACTGGCGATGCACCACACGGAACCGTTCAATATAGCTCGCTCTTCGCCGTCGGGACTTACCTTTTCGTCATCGTGATGATCTTAAACTCGATGAGCCATCTAATTAGATTGAGGTGGAGTATTAAATTATGA
- a CDS encoding PstS family phosphate ABC transporter substrate-binding protein, whose amino-acid sequence MEKRSGAREGVSRTVLLASIVTVVVVLIASALYLSLPQQRPATTVTQKLSGSIVIDGSSTVYPISEAVAEAFSKIHPDVKITVGISGTGGGFKRFVIGETDINDASRFITESEKESARRNNIKWIEIPIALEGLAIAVHPSNNWVDCISLEELRMIWRPNSTVKKWSDVNPQWPNADIKLFGPGPDSGTFDYFTERVVGKARASRTDYIPSEDDHVLIMGVSSERYSLGYIPYAYVVAAEGKVKVLAVSEKKGGTCVRPNDETVISGKYPLSRPLFIYVNEDKMLQKPELKAFVEFYIENAEKIVRKVGYTPLPKEYYTTILKLFREGKYTGYFEVYKSLTK is encoded by the coding sequence ATGGAAAAAAGGAGTGGTGCAAGGGAAGGTGTGAGTAGAACGGTCCTTCTTGCAAGCATCGTCACTGTAGTCGTGGTGCTAATCGCCAGCGCATTATACCTTAGCTTACCACAGCAACGACCCGCTACGACTGTAACCCAGAAGTTGTCAGGGAGTATCGTGATAGATGGTTCGAGTACTGTTTACCCAATCTCAGAGGCTGTAGCTGAGGCGTTTAGTAAAATACACCCGGATGTGAAGATTACAGTCGGTATCTCTGGGACTGGAGGGGGATTTAAGAGGTTCGTCATAGGAGAGACCGATATAAACGATGCTTCAAGGTTCATCACCGAAAGTGAAAAAGAAAGTGCGCGCCGGAATAATATCAAATGGATCGAAATACCGATAGCGCTCGAGGGTTTGGCCATAGCGGTTCACCCATCGAACAACTGGGTCGATTGTATTTCTCTCGAAGAGTTAAGGATGATATGGAGGCCCAATTCTACGGTGAAGAAGTGGAGTGATGTAAATCCACAATGGCCGAATGCAGATATCAAATTATTTGGGCCTGGACCTGACTCTGGCACCTTCGATTACTTTACGGAGAGGGTTGTAGGAAAGGCAAGGGCTTCGAGGACAGATTATATCCCAAGCGAGGATGATCACGTATTGATCATGGGCGTCTCATCCGAAAGGTACTCACTAGGTTACATACCTTATGCTTACGTGGTAGCGGCTGAAGGCAAGGTGAAGGTGTTAGCAGTCAGTGAGAAGAAAGGTGGCACGTGTGTTCGCCCCAACGATGAAACCGTCATATCCGGCAAATACCCATTATCAAGACCATTGTTCATCTACGTCAATGAAGATAAGATGCTTCAGAAGCCGGAGCTCAAGGCCTTCGTCGAATTCTACATCGAGAATGCTGAAAAGATCGTTCGTAAAGTCGGATACACACCATTGCCCAAAGAGTATTATACAACGATCCTGAAGTTATTTAGGGAGGGTAAATACACTGGTTACTTCGAAGTGTACAAGTCTTTGACCAAGTAG
- a CDS encoding phosphate uptake regulator PhoU codes for MVDKKSYSYDEVRKIQFSGKSSYMIALPKEWVRENNLRPGDRVRISRKSDASLVIVPEWSSSNEDKSEVTIAISRKDTMGSIVRKIISMYLLGYKTIHVREREGTMTSIQRNIVKETVHKHLVGAEVIADSTEGITIQVLLGFPELSIENALRRMALIATSMHKDAILALKRFDVDTAKGVIETDDEVDRFGLYIIRHLKMAVQNDRILKEIGLKTPRDCLGYRLIVKSIERIADHACKIAEAVLMIKQPLNELVLDKIERLSGYALKVFEESLLALFKHDYEIADRVVEAAQSIVDMEREFLTMMEKSGFVELLQMVRLIVEGIKRTAEYASDIAEIVLNMTAEQVTLK; via the coding sequence ATGGTCGATAAGAAGTCTTACAGTTATGATGAAGTCAGGAAGATTCAATTCTCGGGCAAATCATCGTACATGATCGCACTCCCAAAGGAGTGGGTTCGAGAGAATAACCTTCGGCCTGGAGATCGTGTGAGAATCAGTAGAAAGAGTGATGCATCACTCGTAATTGTGCCCGAATGGTCTTCATCCAATGAAGATAAAAGTGAAGTCACGATCGCGATCTCACGTAAAGATACTATGGGCTCGATCGTTAGGAAGATCATCTCCATGTATCTGTTGGGGTACAAGACGATTCATGTGAGAGAAAGAGAGGGTACGATGACATCTATTCAAAGGAATATCGTTAAAGAGACTGTGCATAAACATCTGGTTGGGGCTGAAGTTATAGCCGATTCCACGGAGGGGATTACTATACAAGTTCTGCTAGGCTTCCCTGAGTTGAGTATAGAGAATGCACTGCGGAGGATGGCTTTGATCGCAACCTCTATGCATAAAGATGCCATACTCGCCCTTAAAAGGTTCGACGTAGATACGGCTAAGGGTGTAATAGAGACGGATGATGAGGTCGATAGATTCGGCCTCTACATAATACGCCACCTAAAGATGGCGGTTCAGAACGATCGAATCCTTAAAGAGATCGGATTGAAGACACCACGTGATTGTTTAGGCTATAGACTTATCGTCAAGAGTATTGAGAGGATCGCCGATCATGCATGTAAGATCGCTGAAGCTGTGTTGATGATCAAACAACCTTTGAATGAATTGGTGCTCGATAAGATCGAGCGTCTGAGCGGTTATGCTTTAAAGGTCTTCGAAGAATCACTCCTTGCTCTATTCAAACACGATTATGAGATCGCAGATAGAGTGGTCGAGGCTGCTCAATCGATAGTCGATATGGAGAGAGAGTTTCTGACGATGATGGAAAAGAGCGGATTTGTGGAATTGTTGCAGATGGTGCGCCTCATCGTGGAAGGTATCAAAAGGACGGCGGAGTATGCGAGTGATATCGCTGAGATCGTACTGAATATGACTGCTGAACAAGTGACCCTCAAATAA
- a CDS encoding SIMPL domain-containing protein produces the protein MKGSLSSLGSSEGRWLYMIVGLLSILSISAIIMNIATYSAILALPQSRSIGNNNDGERTISTSGIGIVSIRPDTVSISIGVDTQASTAQEALRMNSEIMNRVIINLRQLGVEDREIKTTQLSLQPQYIYPQNKEPILIGYKVSNTITITTQLLERAGLIIDRAITSGANRLGNIYFTISDDKQRELKNEAIRMAIEDAKRKAEIIANASNVKIIGVKSIIISDTTYHPIMTKDFQVATSIPTILPGESQITVNVQVVYLIG, from the coding sequence ATGAAGGGCTCTTTAAGCTCTTTAGGCTCTTCAGAAGGTAGATGGCTATACATGATAGTGGGATTATTATCGATACTATCGATCTCAGCAATCATTATGAATATTGCAACATATTCAGCGATCCTTGCTCTACCACAATCGAGATCGATTGGTAATAATAATGATGGTGAGCGCACCATATCCACTTCAGGCATAGGGATAGTTAGTATCAGACCTGATACTGTTAGTATCAGCATAGGTGTAGATACTCAAGCGTCAACAGCTCAAGAAGCCTTAAGGATGAATAGTGAAATTATGAATAGAGTGATCATCAATCTGAGACAGTTAGGCGTAGAGGATAGAGAGATCAAGACTACACAGCTAAGTCTTCAACCTCAATACATATATCCTCAGAATAAAGAGCCGATACTGATCGGTTACAAGGTATCCAACACCATTACGATCACTACACAACTATTGGAGAGGGCTGGGTTGATCATCGATCGGGCGATAACTTCTGGTGCAAATAGATTGGGCAATATCTACTTTACGATTTCAGATGATAAACAGAGGGAGTTAAAGAATGAAGCGATAAGAATGGCGATCGAGGATGCAAAACGTAAAGCCGAGATCATAGCTAATGCATCGAATGTGAAGATCATCGGCGTGAAGAGCATCATCATTTCAGATACAACCTATCATCCAATAATGACTAAAGATTTTCAAGTAGCAACATCTATACCAACGATCCTTCCGGGCGAGTCTCAAATCACCGTGAATGTTCAAGTAGTATACCTCATCGGTTGA
- a CDS encoding mechanosensitive ion channel family protein, with translation MVIDLIVGFIIITISILLAIGSNFMIKRLMNRIFKDKELGERIHSNVKNVLLLFIILIGLTAAISYWTLKFPTFFSHWINVEYLTVIVKLSVVALLGRLIAVIISNLLKSRTEKIIKERPEIEKFTKLLHRTIIYFIYTVTILTALYILFSSPLIPMVGLEFAFSLIFFFAGLTVLFLIIYALNMALVRFTHGLIVKEPRLITLYTFLRKLILAIVTAVGLLAIILTAFPATGGVILSLLMAAGFASIVIGLAAQSSLSNIISGALISISQPFKIGEAIMFRNEFCFAEDIRLMFTVLRTWDNRRLIVPNSIFQSEVIINYTMGDPTMLVPIDVQVGYESDLDKAMQIMLDIAKKHPDCLPLGNIPRVVVMGFADSGINLRLISRAKDQPTAFNMARELLYQIKKEFDANGIEIPYPRRHLVLDRDLKERIAKIADSLEIIVNNMKNSQKS, from the coding sequence ATGGTCATCGATTTAATTGTAGGTTTCATCATTATCACAATCTCAATCTTACTAGCGATCGGCTCGAACTTTATGATAAAAAGGCTCATGAATAGAATCTTTAAAGATAAAGAGTTAGGGGAGCGTATTCATTCTAACGTAAAGAATGTGCTACTACTATTCATCATCTTAATAGGTTTAACTGCAGCGATAAGTTACTGGACCTTAAAGTTTCCGACATTCTTCTCTCATTGGATAAATGTCGAGTATCTGACGGTCATCGTCAAGCTATCGGTCGTAGCCTTGCTCGGTAGGTTAATAGCTGTGATTATAAGCAACCTCCTTAAGTCTCGAACCGAAAAGATAATAAAGGAAAGGCCCGAGATCGAGAAGTTCACAAAACTTTTACATAGGACGATCATCTATTTCATATACACCGTTACAATCCTTACAGCATTATACATACTCTTTTCCTCTCCACTGATTCCAATGGTTGGTTTAGAATTTGCCTTTTCATTGATATTCTTCTTCGCAGGCCTCACCGTACTATTCTTGATAATCTACGCATTGAATATGGCCTTGGTAAGGTTCACACATGGCTTAATAGTGAAGGAGCCACGATTGATTACTCTATACACCTTCTTAAGAAAGCTCATACTGGCCATCGTAACTGCTGTAGGGCTTTTGGCTATCATCTTAACTGCATTCCCTGCGACTGGAGGTGTCATCTTATCATTACTCATGGCTGCCGGTTTCGCATCGATCGTTATAGGCCTTGCGGCACAATCGAGCCTATCCAATATAATATCTGGAGCGTTGATCTCTATCTCACAGCCGTTTAAAATCGGTGAAGCTATTATGTTTAGGAATGAATTCTGCTTTGCAGAGGATATCAGGCTCATGTTCACGGTACTCCGTACATGGGATAATAGGCGTCTTATAGTTCCAAACTCCATCTTCCAATCGGAAGTCATCATAAATTATACGATGGGCGATCCCACGATGCTCGTGCCCATCGACGTACAAGTAGGTTACGAATCTGATTTAGATAAAGCGATGCAGATCATGTTAGATATCGCTAAGAAACATCCTGATTGCCTACCCCTGGGCAATATACCAAGAGTGGTGGTTATGGGCTTTGCAGATTCGGGGATAAATTTAAGACTTATCTCAAGGGCAAAGGATCAACCTACCGCCTTCAACATGGCTCGAGAGCTTTTATACCAGATCAAAAAGGAATTCGATGCAAATGGTATCGAGATTCCCTATCCGAGGAGACACTTGGTTCTAGATAGAGATTTGAAAGAGCGAATAGCGAAGATCGCTGATAGTTTAGAGATCATCGTCAACAACATGAAGAATTCGCAGAAATCGTGA
- a CDS encoding LysE family translocator: protein MLSFLATVIVITASGALTPGPLFVGTLIQSSKEGARAGVLVAVGHTIVELPLVFLLALGLINIGDHTQLKSIISLVGGITLIILGVLQVNSMFKSNPIHIQSIGKGWLHNSLILGVILTGLNPFFIMWWLTIGTTLIINALILAALWGVVIMYVAHVWMDYAWLTFIASLSRKGFSILGSRGYRIVIGSLGLLLIYFGINFISSALA, encoded by the coding sequence TTGCTGAGCTTTCTCGCTACAGTCATTGTAATAACGGCATCTGGCGCCCTTACTCCCGGCCCCCTATTTGTAGGGACACTGATTCAAAGTTCTAAAGAAGGTGCAAGGGCGGGAGTCCTTGTTGCTGTAGGCCACACGATCGTCGAACTCCCGCTTGTGTTTCTATTGGCCCTTGGATTGATCAACATCGGCGATCATACTCAATTAAAATCGATTATAAGTTTAGTAGGTGGAATTACTCTCATAATTTTAGGAGTATTGCAGGTAAATAGTATGTTTAAATCGAATCCGATCCACATTCAAAGTATCGGGAAGGGTTGGCTTCATAATTCATTAATTTTGGGTGTAATTCTCACAGGATTGAATCCCTTCTTCATTATGTGGTGGCTTACCATAGGGACGACTTTGATCATCAATGCGCTGATCCTAGCAGCGTTGTGGGGTGTAGTAATCATGTATGTGGCGCATGTGTGGATGGATTATGCTTGGTTGACCTTCATCGCTTCACTATCACGTAAAGGCTTCAGCATATTGGGATCGAGGGGTTATCGTATAGTAATCGGATCTTTAGGGTTGTTACTGATATATTTCGGCATTAACTTTATCTCCTCAGCATTGGCATGA